The Budorcas taxicolor isolate Tak-1 chromosome 5, Takin1.1, whole genome shotgun sequence genome includes a window with the following:
- the CHD4 gene encoding chromodomain-helicase-DNA-binding protein 4 isoform X5, giving the protein MASGLGSPSPCSAGSEEDDMDALLNNSLPPPHPENEEDPEEDLSEAETPKLKKKKKPKKPRDPKIPKSKRQKKERLLLCRQLGDSSGEGPEFVEEEEEVALRSDSEGSDYTPGKKKKKKLGPKKEKKSKSKRKEEEEEDEDDDDSKEPKSSAQLLEDWGMEDIDHVFSEEDYRTLTNYKAFSQFVRPLIAAKNPKIAVSKMMMVLGAKWREFSTNNPFKGSSGASVAAAAAAAVAVVESMVTATEVAPPPPPVEVPIRKAKTKEGKGPNARRKPKGSPRVPDAKKPKPKKVAPLKIKLGGFGSKRKRSSSEDDDLDVESDFDDASINSYSVSDGSTSRSSRSRKKLRTTKKKKKDHQDYCEVCQQGGEIILCDTCPRAYHMVCLDPDMEKAPEGKWSCPHCEKEGIQWEAKEDNSEGEEILEEVGGDPEEEDDHHMEFCRVCKDGGELLCCDTCPSSYHIHCLNPPLPEIPNGEWLCPRCTCPALKGKVQKILIWKWGQPPSPTPVPRPPDADPNTPSPKPLEGRPERQFFVKWQGMSYWHCSWVSELQLELHCQVMFRNYQRKNDMDEPPSGDFGGDEEKSRKRKNKDPKFAEMEERFYRYGIKPEWMMIHRILNHSMDKKGHVHYLIKWRDLPYDQASWESEDVEIQDYDLFKQSYWNHRELMRGEEGRPGKKLKKVKLRKLERPPETPTVDPTVKYERQPEYLDATGGTLHPYQMEGLNWLRFSWAQGTDTILADEMGLGKTVQTAVFLYSLYKEGHSKGPFLVSAPLSTIINWEREFEMWAPDMYVVTYVGDKDSRAIIRENEFSFEDNAIRGGKKASRMKKEASVKFHVLLTSYELITIDMAILGSIDWACLIVDEAHRLKNNQSKFFRVLNGYSLQHKLLLTGTPLQNNLEELFHLLNFLTPERFHNLEGFLEEFADIAKEDQIKKLHDMLGPHMLRRLKADVFKNMPSKTELIVRVELSPMQKKYYKYILTRNFEALNARGGGNQVSLLNVVMDLKKCCNHPYLFPVAAMEAPKMPNGMYDGSALIRASGKLLLLQKMLKNLKEGGHRVLIFSQMTKMLDLLEDFLEHEGYKYERIDGGITGNMRQEAIDRFNAPGAQQFCFLLSTRAGGLGINLATADTVIIYDSDWNPHNDIQAFSRAHRIGQNKKVMIYRFVTRASVEERITQVAKKKMMLTHLVVRPGLGSKTGSMSKQELDDILKFGTEELFKDEATDGGGDNKEGEDSSVIHYDDKAIERLLDRNQDETEDTELQGMNEYLSSFKVAQYVVREEEMGEEEEVEREIIKQEESVDPDYWEKLLRHHYEQQQEDLARNLGKGKRIRKQVNYNDGSQEDRDWQDDQSDNQSDYSVASEEGDEDFDERSEAPRRPSRKGLRNDKDKPLPPLLARVGGNIEVLGFNARQRKAFLNAIMRYGMPPQDAFTTQWLVRDLRGKSEKEFKAYVSLFMRHLCEPGADGAETFADGVPREGLSRQHVLTRIGVMSLIRKKVQEFEHVNGRWSMPELAEVEENKKMSQPGSPSPKTPTPSTPGDTQPNTPAPAPPAEDGIKVEENNLKEEESAEAEKEVKSAPPEAAVECAQPPAPASEEEKVSVEPPEGEEKVEKAEVKERTEEAMETDPKGNADVEKVEEKAAVDLTPIVVEDKEEKKEEEEKKEVMLQNGETPKDLNDEKQKKNIKQRFMFNIADGGFTELHSLWQNEERAATVTKKTYEIWHRRHDYWLLAGIINHGYARWQDIQNDPRYAILNEPFKGEMNRGNFLEIKNKFLARRFKLLEQALVIEEQLRRAAYLNMSEDPSHPSMALNTRFAEVECLAESHQHLSKESMAGNKPANAVLHKVLKQLEELLSDMKADVTRLPATIARIPPVAVRLQMSERNILSRLANRAPEPPPQQVAQQQ; this is encoded by the exons aaaacgAAGAGGACCCAGAAGAGGACTTGTCAGAAGCAGAGACTCCAAagctcaagaagaagaaaaagcctaAGAAACCTCGGGACCCTAAAATCCCTAAGAGCAAGCGCCAAAAAAAGGAG CGTTTGCTCTTATGCCGGCAGCTGGGGGACAGCTCTGGGGAGGGGCCCGAGtttgtggaggaggaggaagaggtggcCCTGCGCTCAGACAGCGAAGGCAGCGACTACACCCCTggtaagaagaagaagaagaagctggGCCCTAAGAAGGAGAAGAAGAGTAAATCCAAgcggaaagaggaggaggaggaggacgaggacGACGACGACTCAAAG GAGCCTAAGTCATCTGCTCAGCTCTTGGAAGACTGGGGCATGGAAGACATTGACCATGTGTTCTCTGAGGAGGATTATCGCACCCTCACCAACTACAAGGCCTTCAGCCAGTTTGTTCG ACCCCTCATTGCTGCCAAAAACCCCAAGATTGCCGTCTCCAAGATGATGATGGTTTTGGGTGCGAAGTGGCGGGAGTTCAGCACCAACAACCCCTTCAAAGGCAGTTCTGGGGCTTCTGTGGCAGCGGCTGCAGCGGCGGCAGTGGCTGTGGTTGAGAGCATGGTGACGGCCACTGAAGTGGCACCGCCTCCACCCCCTGTGGAGGTGCCTATCCGCAAGGCCAAGACCAAAGAGGGCAAAG GTCCCAATGCTCGGAGGAAGCCTAAGGGTAGCCCTCGTGTCCCCGACGCCAAGAAGCCTAAACCCAAGAAAGTAGCTCCCCTGAAAATCAAGCTCGGAGGTTTTGGTTCTAAGCGGAAAAGATCCTCG AGTGAGGACGATGACTTAGATGTGGAGTCTGACTTCGACGACGCCAGTATCAATAGCTATTCTGTTTCTGATGGTTCTACTAGCCGCAGTAGCCGCAGTCGCAAGAAACTGCggaccacaaaaaagaaaaagaaag ACCACCAGGACTATTGTGAGGTGTGCCAGCAAGGCGGAGAGATCATCCTGTGTGACACGTGTCCCCGCGCATACCACATGGTCTGCCTGGACCCGGACATGGAGAAGGCACCCGAGGGCAAGTGGAGCTGCCCACACTGC GAGAAGGAAGGCATCCAGTGGGAGGCAAAGGAGGACAATTCAGAGGGCGAGGAGATCCTGGAGGAGGTTGGGGGAGACCCCGAGGAAGAGGATGATCACCACATGGAGTTCTGTCGGGTCTGCAAGGATGGCGGGGAGCTGCTCTGCTGTGACACCTGTCCTTCCTCCTACCACATCCACTGCCTAAACCCCCCCCTCCCAGAGATTCCCAATGGCGAATGGCTGTGTCCCCGCTGCACG tGTCCAGCTCTTAAGGGCAAAGTTCAGAAGATCCTAATCTGGAAGTGGGGTCAGCCACCATCTCCCACGCCAGTGCCTCGGCCCCCAGATGCTGATCCCAACACTCCATCCCCCAAGCCCTTGGAGGGGCGGCCAGAGCGGCAGTTCTTTGTCAAGTGGCAAGGGATGTCGTACTGGCACTGCTCATGGGTGTCTGAGCTGCAG TTGGAGCTACACTGTCAAGTGATGTTCCGAAACTATCAGCGGAAGAATGACATGGATGAACCACCCTCTGGGGACTTCGGTGGTGACGAGGAGAAGAGTCGGAAGCGGAAGAACAAGGACCCTAAATTTGCTGAGATGGAGGAGCGCTTCTATCGCTATGGGATAAAGCCCGAGTGGATGATGATCCACCGAATTCTCAACCACAG CATGGACAAGAAGGGCCACGTCCACTACTTGATCAAGTGGCGGGACCTCCCCTATGACCAGGCATCCTGGGAGAGCGAGGATGTGGAGATTCAGGACTATGACCTGTTCAAGCAGAGCTACTGGAATCACAG GGAGTTGATGAGGGGTGAGGAGGGACGACCAGGCAAGAAGCTCAAGAAGGTGAAGCTGAGGAAGTTGGAGAGGCCCCCTGAAACCCCAACGGTTGAT cCAACAGTGAAGTATGAGCGCCAGCCAGAGTACCTAGATGCTACGGGTGGAACCCTGCACCCCTATCAGATGGAGGGCCTGAACTGGCTGCGCTTCTCCTGGGCTCAGGGCACTGACACCATCTTGGCTGACGAGATGGGCCTCGGGAAGACGGTGCAGACTGCAGTCTTCCTGTACTCCCTCTACAAGGAG GGTCATTCCAAAGGCCCCTTCCTAGTGAGCGCCCCTCTTTCCACCATCATCAACTGGGAGCGGGAGTTTGAAATGTGGGCTCCAGATATGTACGTGGTGACCTACGTGGGTGACAAAGACAGCCGTGCTATCATCCGAGAGAATGAGTTCTCCTTTGAGGACAATGCCATTCGTGGCGGCAAGAAGGCTTCCCGCATGAAG AAAGAGGCATCTGTGAAGTTTCATGTGCTGCTGACATCCTATGAGTTGATCACCATTGACATGGCCATTTTGGGCTCTATTGACTGGGCCTGCCTCATCGTGGATGAAGCTCATCGACTCAAGAACAATCAGTCTAAG TTTTTCCGGGTTctaaatggctactcactccagcacaAGCTGTTGCTGACAGGGACTCCACTGCAGAACAATCTAGAAGAGTTGTTCCACCTGCTCAACTTCCTCACCCCTGAGAGGTTCCA CAAtttggaaggcttcctggaggagtttGCGGACATTGCCAAGGAGGACCAGATTAAAAAGCTGCACGACATGCTGGGCCCTCACATGTTGCGGCGGCTTAAGGCTGATGTGTTCAAGAACATGCCGTCCAAGACAGAGCTGATAGTGCGTGTGGAGCTGAGCCCCATGCAGAA GAAATACTACAAGTACATCCTCACTCGGAATTTTGAAGCACTCAATGCTCGAGGGGGCGGCAACCAGGTCTCTCTGCTAAACGTGGTGATGGATCTTAAGAAGTGCTGCAACCACCCATATCTCTTCCCTGTGGCCGCCATG GAAGCCCCTAAGATGCCTAATGGCATGTATGACGGCAGTGCCCTCATCAGAGCATCCGGGAAATTATTGCTGCTTCAGAAGATGCTCAAGAATCTCAAGGAGGGTGGGCACCGTGTCCTCATCTTCTCCCAG ATgaccaagatgctggacctgctAGAGGACTTCCTGGAACACGAAGGTTATAAATATGAACGTATCGATGGGGGAATCACTGGGAACATGCGGCAGGAGGCCATTGACCGCTTCAATG CACCGGGTGCTCAGCAGTTTTGCTTCCTGCTTTCCACTCGAGCTGGGGGCCTTGGAATCAATCTGGCCACTGCTGACACAGTTATTATCTACGACTCTGATTGGAACCCCCATAATGACATCCAG GCCTTTAGCAGAGCTCACCGTATTGGGCAAAATAAGAAGGTGATGATTTATCGGTTTGTGACCCGTGCGTCTGTGGAAGAGCGCATCACACAGGTGGCCaagaaaaagatgatgctgaCGCATCTAGTTGTTCGGCCTGGGCTGGGCTCCAAGACTGGATCCATGTCCAAACAGGAGCTTGATGATATCCTCAAGTTTGGGACCGAGGAGCTGTTCAAAGATGAGGCCACAGATGGAG GAGGAGACAACAAAGAGGGAGAAGACAGCAGTGTCATCCACTATGACGATAAAGCCATTGAACGACTGCTGGACCGGAACCAGGATGAGACTGAAGACACGGAGCTACAGGGCATGAATGAATATTTGAGCTCATTCAAAGTGGCCCAGTATGTGGTGCGAGAAGAAGAAATGGGG gaggaagaggaggtggaaCGGGAGATcataaaacaggaagaaagtgTGGATCCCGACTACTGGGAGAAATTGCTGCGACACCATTATGAGCAGCAGCAAGAAGATCTGGCCCGAAACCtgggcaaaggaaaaagaattcgTAAACAGGTCAACTACAATGATGGCTCGCAGGAGGACCGAG ATTGGCAGGACGACCAGTCCGACAACCAGTCCGATTATTCAGTGGCCTCAGAGGAAGGTGATGAAGATTTTGATGAACGTTCAGAAG CTCCCCGTAGGCCCAGTCGTAAGGGCCTGCGGAATGATAAAGATAagccattgcctcctctgttgGCCCGTGTTGGTGGGAATATTGAA gttCTTGGTTTTAATGCTCGTCAGCGAAAAGCCTTTCTTAATGCAATTATGCGCTATGGGATGCCCCCTCAGGATGCTTTCACCACCCAGTGGCTCGTGAGGGATCTGCGAGGCAAATCAGAGAAGGAGTTCAA GGCTTATGTCTCACTTTTTATGCGGCATTTATGTGAGCCAGGAGCAGATGGGGCTGAGACCTTTGCTGATGGCGTCCCCCGAGAAGGCCTGTCTCGCCAGCATGTCCTTACTCGGATTGGGGTTATGTCCTTGATTCGCAAGAAG GTTCAGGAGTTTGAACATGTTAACGGGCGCTGGAGCATGCCTGAACTTGcagaagtagaggaaaataagAAGATGTCCCAGCCAGGGTCACCTTCCCCAAAGACTCCTACCCCCTCCACTCCTGGGGACACACAGCCTAATACTCCAGCTCCTGCCCCGCCTGCCG AGGATGGGATTAAAGTAGAGGAGAATAACCTCAAAGAAGAAGAGAGTgcagaggcagagaaggaggtGAAGTCTGCACCCCCTGAGGCCGCCGTCGAG TGTGCacagccccctgcccctgcctcagAGGAGGAGAAAGTCTCAGTGGAGCCTCCTGAGGGAGAGGAGAAAGTGGAAAAGGCAGAGGTCAAAGAGAGAACAGAGGAAGCAATGGAGACAGATCCCAAAG GTAATGCTGATGtggagaaggtggaggagaaggcagCAGTCGATCTGACTCCCATCGTGGTGGAGGACAAAG aagagaagaaagaagaagaggagaaaaaagaggtGATGCTTCAGAATGGAGAGACCCCGAAGGACCTGAATGatgagaagcagaagaaaaatattaaacagcGTTTCATGTTCAACATCGCAGATGGTGGTTTTACTG AGCTGCACTCCCTGTGGCAGAATGAGGAGCGGGCAGCCACCGTCACCAAGAAGACTTATGAGATCTGGCACCGACGCCATGACTACTGGCTACTGGCTGGCATCATAAA CCATGGCTATGCCCGTTGGCAGGACATCCAGAATGACCCACGCTATGCCATCCTCAACGAACCTTTCAAGGGGGAAATGAACCGTGGCAATTTCTTAGAGATCAAGAATAAGTTTCTAGCCCGAAGGTTCAAG CTCTTAGAACAAGCCCTGGTGATTGAAGAGCAGCTGCGTCGGGCAGCTTACCTCAACATGTCAGAGGACCCTTCTCACCCTTCCATGGCCCTAAACACCCGCTTTGCTGAGGTGGAGTGTCTGGCAGAGAGTCATCAGCACCTGTCCAAGGAGTCCATGGCAGGAAACAAGCCAGCTAATGCAGTCCTGCACAAAG TTCTGAAACAGCTAGAAGAACTGCTGAGTGACATGAAAGCTGATGTGACTCGACTCCCAGCCACTATTGCCCGAATCCCCCCAGTTGCTGTGAGGCTACAGATGTCAGAGCGTAATATTCTCAGTCGCCTGGCAAACCGGGCGCCTGAACCACCTCCACAGCAG GTAGcccagcagcagtga